In Parabacteroides sp. FAFU027, the following are encoded in one genomic region:
- a CDS encoding NAD(P)H-dependent glycerol-3-phosphate dehydrogenase produces MNFQGKVAIMGGGSWATAIAKMVLNNTKEINWYMRRKDRIEDFKRLGHNPAYLTGINFDINRINFYSNINAAIKNSDVIIFVTPSPYMKQHLKKLKTDMSGKLVVSAIKGIVPDENLIVSEYFSKFYNVPFDQIAVIGGPCHAEEVALERLSYLTIACNNIDRAQQVAHLLACRYVKTTTSNDVFGLEYSSVLKNVYAIASGICYGLKYGDNFQAVLVSNAIQEMARFVEAVSPDHRSICDSAYLGDLLVTAYSHFSRNHTFGTMIGKGYSVKSAQIEMEMVAEGFYGTKCIHEINQRYKVNMPILDAVYNILYDKKMPLIEIRNLKDTFR; encoded by the coding sequence ATGAATTTCCAGGGGAAAGTTGCTATCATGGGCGGTGGTAGTTGGGCGACAGCTATTGCCAAGATGGTGCTGAATAATACAAAGGAGATCAACTGGTATATGCGCCGGAAAGACCGTATCGAGGATTTTAAACGCCTTGGTCACAATCCGGCTTATCTTACCGGGATTAACTTTGATATTAACCGGATTAATTTTTATTCCAATATCAATGCGGCAATAAAAAATTCGGACGTCATCATCTTCGTTACGCCTTCGCCATACATGAAGCAGCATTTGAAGAAGTTGAAAACAGATATGTCGGGAAAATTGGTGGTGTCAGCCATCAAAGGGATTGTTCCGGATGAAAACCTGATTGTCTCTGAGTATTTTTCTAAATTCTATAACGTTCCGTTTGACCAGATTGCGGTGATTGGCGGTCCTTGTCACGCTGAAGAGGTGGCATTGGAGAGGCTTTCTTATCTGACCATTGCCTGTAACAATATTGATCGCGCCCAGCAGGTGGCACATTTATTGGCTTGCCGCTATGTTAAGACGACTACTTCAAACGATGTATTCGGACTTGAATATTCTTCCGTGTTGAAGAACGTTTATGCCATTGCATCCGGTATTTGTTACGGATTAAAATATGGTGATAACTTCCAGGCAGTATTGGTATCCAATGCTATTCAGGAGATGGCGCGCTTTGTTGAGGCGGTTAGTCCTGACCACCGTAGCATTTGCGACTCGGCTTATCTGGGTGACCTGTTGGTGACGGCCTATTCGCATTTTAGTCGTAACCATACTTTCGGAACCATGATTGGAAAAGGTTATTCAGTCAAATCGGCCCAGATTGAAATGGAAATGGTGGCAGAAGGCTTTTATGGAACCAAGTGTATCCATGAAATCAATCAGCGCTACAAAGTGAACATGCCGATACTGGATGCGGTTTATAATATCCTGTATGACAAGAAAATGCCTTTGATTGAGATTCGAAATCTTAAGGATACATTCAGATAA